A genomic region of Cyprinus carpio isolate SPL01 chromosome B11, ASM1834038v1, whole genome shotgun sequence contains the following coding sequences:
- the mkrn2os.1 gene encoding MKRN2 opposite strand, tandem duplicate 1 has translation MENTLIRYTHCGRNIYSFPCPGQLQCPVCQQSLRFGLLDAPVALPCPFRSGHTVPCAFLIASAHGPSHLGEWHDTEIHVGLSDSAGLVYNYTLSGVRRDERGWERCVCMQLCPERTPERRESWDRELERFSSLPRWAPERFAEEREFGSCCYGFALTFINHMRSLDGRVSLSRDEFTASHVLPRMKTVSLYISIYQAVSRHGFHIAEAYLSESLILALT, from the exons ATGGAGAACACTCTGATCAGATACACACACTGTGGAAGAAACATATACAGTTTTCCCTGCCCAGGCCAGCTGCAGTGTCCAGTCTGTCAGCAGAGTCTCAGGTTTGGACTTCTGGACGCTCCTGTAGCTCTTCCCTGTCCCTTCAGAAGTGGACACACGGTGCCCTGTGCTTTTCTGATCGCCTCTGCTCACGGACCTTCACATCTCGG GGAATGGCATGACACAGAGATTCACGTAGGGCTGTCGGACTCGGCAG gtctggTGTATAACTACACGCTGTCGGGCGTCCGGAGAGACGAGCGCGGCTGGGAGCGCTGTGTGTGCATGCAGCTCTGCCCTGAGAGGACACCGGAGCGCCGGGAATCATGGGACCGAGAGCTGGAGCGGTTCTCTTCTCTGCCCCGCTGGGCTCCAGAGCG GTTCGCCGAGGAGAGGGAGTTTGGATCGTGCTGTTATGGCTTCGCGCTGACCTTCATAAACCACATGCGCTCGCTGGACGGGAGAGTGTCTCTGAGCCGAGACGAGTTCACCGCATCTCACGTTCTGCCCAGAATGAAGACGGTGTCGCTGTACATCAGCATCTATCAGGCAGTGTCACGACACGGATTTCACATCGCCGAGGCGTATTTGTCAGAGTCACTGATATTAGCTCTCACATGA
- the LOC109074935 gene encoding MKRN2 opposite strand protein isoform X1, translated as MDPKSVIRLSHCDKDIYCFFVPDQCPECGVSFSGKRLEEAPVSVPSPFSNGHKEPCAFLVASTEDSVLRDFDGSSDLHTGITNTRGIVYNYTRSGVQREAQGWERCVCVPLVQPDMFSLMSQWDQYLEKFSCAHSWDPSCHSFNEESHNCYSYSLTFINCVLATQSKPALSKDEFTRSFVLPRIKRASKYLMLCREISQNHFYIVDSPRRNSGEGPSEDEDSKNK; from the exons ATGGATCCCAAGAGCGTCATCAGACTCAGTCACTGTGACAAGGACATCTACTGCTTCTTCGTGCCGGATCAGTGTCCCGAGTGCGGCGTCAGCTTCAGCGGGAAGCGTCTGGAGGAGGCGCCGGTCAGCGTCCCGAGCCCCTTCAGTAACGGACACAAAGAACCGTGTGCTTTCCTCGTGGCCTCCACAGAGGACAGTGTGCTCAG GGACTTTGATGGCAGTTCTGATCTACACACAGGAATCACCAACACCAG GGGAATAGTGTACAACTACACGCGGTCGGGTGTCCAGAGAGAGGCTCAGGGCTGggagcgctgtgtgtgtgtgccgctGGTGCAGCCCGACATGTTCAGTCTGATGAGCCAGTGGGACCAGTATCTGGAGAAGTTCTCCTGCGCTCACAGCTGGGACCCGTCCTGCCACAG CTTTAACGAGGAGAGCCACAACTGCTACAGCTACTCGCTGACGTTCATCAACTGTGTTCTGGCCACGCAGTCGAAGCCAGCGCTGAGTAAAGATGAGTTCACACGCTCCTTTGTGCTTCCTCGGATCAAACGAGCTTCCAAGTACCTGATGCTGTGCCGCGAGATTTCCCAGAACCACTTCTACATCGTGGACAGTCCACGCAGAAACTCAGGCGAGGGTCCGAGTGAGGACGAGGACAGCAAGAACAAATGA
- the LOC109074935 gene encoding MKRN2 opposite strand protein isoform X2, whose protein sequence is MDPKSVIRLSHCDKDIYCFFVPDQCPECGVSFSGKRLEEAPVSVPSPFSNGHKEPCAFLVASTEDSVLRDFDGSSDLHTGITNTSGTVYNYTRSGVQREAQGWERCVCVPLVQPDMFSLMSQWDQYLEKFSCAHSWDPSCHSFNEESHNCYSYSLTFINCVLATQSKPALSKDEFTRSFVLPRIKRASKYLMLCREISQNHFYIVDSPRRNSGEGPSEDEDSKNK, encoded by the exons ATGGATCCCAAGAGCGTCATCAGACTCAGTCACTGTGACAAGGACATCTACTGCTTCTTCGTGCCGGATCAGTGTCCCGAGTGCGGCGTCAGCTTCAGCGGGAAGCGTCTGGAGGAGGCGCCGGTCAGCGTCCCGAGCCCCTTCAGTAACGGACACAAAGAACCGTGTGCTTTCCTCGTGGCCTCCACAGAGGACAGTGTGCTCAG GGACTTTGATGGCAGTTCTGATCTACACACAGGAATCACCAACACCAGCGGTACA G TGTACAACTACACGCGGTCGGGTGTCCAGAGAGAGGCTCAGGGCTGggagcgctgtgtgtgtgtgccgctGGTGCAGCCCGACATGTTCAGTCTGATGAGCCAGTGGGACCAGTATCTGGAGAAGTTCTCCTGCGCTCACAGCTGGGACCCGTCCTGCCACAG CTTTAACGAGGAGAGCCACAACTGCTACAGCTACTCGCTGACGTTCATCAACTGTGTTCTGGCCACGCAGTCGAAGCCAGCGCTGAGTAAAGATGAGTTCACACGCTCCTTTGTGCTTCCTCGGATCAAACGAGCTTCCAAGTACCTGATGCTGTGCCGCGAGATTTCCCAGAACCACTTCTACATCGTGGACAGTCCACGCAGAAACTCAGGCGAGGGTCCGAGTGAGGACGAGGACAGCAAGAACAAATGA